The region CTGATCGGCGAGGTTCTGGTCAAACTGGCGGGATGCACAGGTGGCCGGAGCAGCGAAGGGCCCTGCGCATTTGTCACAGGTCGGGTAGCTGAACGGGGTATGGCTGTTGAAGCCAGACGGATTGCCAAACAAGCCCATCCTCTCAGCAGCAGCGATAATTGCGGGATGACGTCGGACTGGGATCCGGCGGCCACTGCGTTGCATGACGACACGGTTAAAACTGACCACGACCTGGTTCCAGACGGTTCGGCCCAGGGCGGCGGCGGGGCAAGTCACGTCTAGCGCAGCCTGCCCGCCCGCTTCACATATGGATCACGCGGTCAAAGGCGTCGAGCACGGATTCATGCATCATTTCGCTGAGCGTCGGATGCGGGAAGACGGTGTTCATCAGGTCTTCTTCGGTGGTCTCTAACTGTCGGCCCACAACGTAGCCTTGGATCAGTTCCGTCACCTCAGCCCCAACCATATGCGCACCCAAAAGCTCACCGGTTTTGGCGTCGAAGATGGTTTTTACCAACCCTTCCGGCTCGCCCAGGGCCACGGCCTTGCCATTGCCGATGAAGGGGAAACGCCCGACTTTAATGTCATAGCCTTGATCTTTGGCCTTGGCCTCGGTCAGCCCGACAGAGGCGACCTGTGGGTGGCAATAGGTGCAGCCCGCAATGCTTTCGGGTTTGACGGGATGTGGCTTTTGGCCTGCGATGAGTTCGGCAACCATCACGCCTTCGTGGCTCGCTTTGTGGGCCAACCAAGGCGCTCCGGCGATGTCGCCAATCGCATAGATCCCGTCGACCCCGGTGCGGCAATAGGCGTCTGTCACCACATGGGTCCGGTCGACTTTGACACCGAGCTCTTCAAGCCCCAGACCTTCGGTATTGCCGACGATACCGACCGCAGAGATCACGGTGTCGAACTCAAGCTTTTCGACCTTGCCGTCGCGCTCGATATGAGCCGTGACCTTGTCGGCAGTGCGGTCTAGCTTCTTGACCGTGGCCTTTTGCATGATGGTCATGCCCTGTTTCTCAAAGGCTTTCTTGGCGAACTTAGAGATTTCTTCATCTTCTACTGGCAAAACACGGTCCATCACTTCGACAACAGTCGTGTCGGCGCCAAGGGTGTTGTAGAAGCTTGCGAATTCAATGCCGATGGCACCGGACCCGATGACCAATAGCTTCTTGGGGTCATGTACGGGTTGCAGGGCGTGGCGGTAAGTCCAGACGCGTTTGCCATCCGCCCCTAGCCCCGGCAATTCGCGGGCACGTGCGCCGGTGGCCAGCACGATGTTCTTGGCCGTCAGATCATCGCTGCCCTTTTCGGTTTTGACTGAAACCTTCCCCTTTGCGGGGATCGAGGCTTCGCCCATAAAGACCTCGACCTTGTTCTTCTTCAGCAGGTGTTTGACCCCGCCTTCCATTTGCTTGGCGACGCCGCGCGAGCGTTTCACCACGGCGTCGAGGTCATAGTCGATCTTATCAGCTGCCAGACCAAAATCCTTGGCACGGTGCATCAGGTGGAACACTTCGGCAGAGCGCAGCAGCGCCTTTGTTGGGATACAGCCCCAGTTAAGACAGATACCGCCCAAATTTTCCCGCTCTACAACTGCGACCTTGAGGCCCAGCTGTGCGCCACGGATGGCGGCGACATAGCCGCCCGGCCCCGCACCGATCACGATCAGATCAAAGGATTTGGCAGCCATGGCACGGACCTCGCGTTAGGGTTTGCAAATATAGTTTACCGCTAAACCATATTTGCAATCGCCACAACCACGCGTGTTGCATCCGCCCCCACGGAGGTTCACGCCGCTTGCCGACCTTCGCGAAGCTGCTTAACTGTCCGCCCGTAACCGCCCTCTTTCAGGTATGAGGTTTCCTGTGCGGTGAAGCTGCGCGAGAGCGCCTTGTTGCGATAGGGGAACCGACCAAACTGGCGGATCACTTCGCGGTGTGCGCGGGCGTGGAGCAGGTTGCTGTCGCCCCTTTCGGGCATACGCTCGCACATCAGGCGCACGCAGCGGTCCTGATCGCAGAGATTTTCCGAATGCATCAACGGCAGATAGAAGAACTGCCGTTCGGGCGCTTCCACACGCATGTCCCACCCCTTTTCAATCGCCAATTTGGCAGCGGCCAGCGCGATACGATCGCTCGAAAACGCTTTACCCGTGTCCCGGAACATATTCCGGGGGAATTGGTCAGTGAGGATCAAAAAGGCCAGCGCGTCGGTGGGGGTGGTCAGCCAATGGCATAGCTTTCCCGCTTGCGCGTCATTCCAGCGCTCTTCGAAACGGGCACGGATCTCGGCGTCCAAATCTTCGGAACTGTTGTACCACCCGGTCGGACCGATGTCCTGCAACCAAAAATTCAGTACGTTTTCGGGGCCTGTGTTTGTGCCAGTCATCTCGCACACTCCTTTGCCGCAATTCGGGCGATTCATTAAAGTTAAGAACGTCTTACCCTAAAAGCCTAGTCACGTTTTATATCATCCGCGACATAGTTATCGCTATCAGGGGCGTTTTTGTTTGCTTCGGCACTTTCTTGGGCAGCCTCTTCGGCGGCTTCCTGTTCCGTTTCAATGGCATATTCCTGGGCGATTTCCACAGCCACGGCGGTGGCTGAGGGGTAAATCGGCACGTAGTTGCCAGTATTTTCGACAGGGACGGCGGCACGCTGTGTCTTACGATAGGAAGCATAGCCCGCGAGTGCGGCAAAGAGCACGGCGGTAAACAGGTAGAACCCGCCCGGCCCCAAGGCGGTGCCCATCATCCAACCGGTGATCACCGGCCCCAACACAGCGCCTAAGCCGTTGATAAACAACATACCGCCCGAGGCCGCGGCCATGTCTTCATGCTCCAAAAAGTCGTTTGTATGGGCCATAATCAGCGAGTAAAGCGGGTTCGACATGCCGCCGACGACAAAGGCCGTTGCAAGCAGAATCGGGAAGATATGCCCGAGCATCATCCCCACCATGGAACCCGCGCCGCCGATCAGTGCGGTGATAACGATAAGGCTGCGTCGGTCCATCCGATCAGAGATCCAGCCGATGGGATATTGCAAGATCACGGAGCCCACAAAGAAAGCCGCCACAAAAAGTGATATCTGCGCGACGCTCAGACCCGCTTCGGCACCGTAAACCGCCGCCATACCGAACTGGGCGGAGAAGACGCCGCCCAGAAGGAACATGCCGACGCAGCCGAGGGGAGAAGTCTCCATCAGGGTGCTCAGGCTCATCGGTTTGGTGGTGCCAAAGGGCGGTGTGGGGCTGATCGAGAGCAGGATCGGCGTGACCGCGATACTCACCAATACCGAAGGAATGACAAAGAGGACGAAGCCCGACGGATCAGCGGTCAGCAGCAGCGCTTGGGCGATAACGATGCCGAGTGTTTGCACGATCATATAGGCCGAAAGCGCCTGCCCCCGGTTTTCGTTGGTGGCCGCGTTGTTCAACCAGCTTTCCGCCGTGACATAGACGGCGGAGAAACAAAATCCGATCAGCACGCGGCCAATAGACCAAACGATCGTATTGGGGAACGTCGGGTAGAGGATCATCACAGCAGAAATCAGCGAAGCAAGCGCCGCGAACACCCGAACATGACCCACGCGTCGGATCATCCCCGGTGCCATCCGGGAGCCGCCAAGGAAACCGACGAAATAAGCGGACATAACGATCGACATCTGGAAGGTCGAAAACCCTTCAATGCCGCCGCGAATACCCAGCAAAGTGCCCTGCATGCCGTTGCCGACCATCAAAAGGCACATGCCCAGCAATAGCGCCCATGCGCTTGAAACCACTTGAATCATCGGTCTAGTCCTTGTTCGCCCAGCCCTTCCCATGAACCGCAATCGAAGGCTAGTCACCCCCTAGTGCGACGTTCAAGCGGGTTTTTGCGCCTTAGGGCAGCAGAAGGGAGGAGTCGCCGTATGAAAAGAAACGGTATTTTTCTGCTATGGCATGGGCATAAATGTCTTTTACCTGCTGCACGCCCATGAGGGCCGAGACCAGCATCATGAGTGTCGATTTGGGCAGGTGAAAATTGGTCATCAGCCCGTCAGTCACGTTGAATTCGAACCCCGGCGTGATGAAAATATCGGTGTCCCCTTCCCAAGCCGCAATCTGCCCGCCGCGCGCGGCGGTCTCGATTAGGCGCAGGGCGGTCGTACCCACGGGGATCACTCGGCCTCCGGCGGCGCGGGTCGCGGCGATCTCCTCGGCGGCCTCGGCGCTGACCCGGCCCCATTCGGCGTGCATCTTATGTTCGGAAATGTCATCGACTTTAACTGGCAGAAAGGTGCCCGCGCCGACATGCAGGGTGACATGGCTAAAGGTGACCCCCTTCGCCGCCAGAGCGGCGAGCAGTGCCTCGTCAAAATGGAGCGAGGCCGTGGGGGCCGCAACCGCGCCCGCGTGGCGGGCAAAGACGGTTTGGTAGTCGGTCATGTCCTGCGCGTCAGCCGCGCGTTTGGCGGCGATATAGGGCGGCAGCGGCATGGCACCGGCGGCATTGAGTGCGGCGTCGAAATCATCGCCCGCGCAGTTGAACCGCAGATGCCCCTGCCCGTCTTCCACCGCCTCCAGCGTGGCACGCAGATCGTCAGAAAAGATGACTTCTTCGCCGATTTTCAGTTTGCGCAGCGGTTTGATCAGTGCCGACCAAGTGCCGTCGCCGCGGGGCTCCAGTAGGGTCACTTCGATCTTAGCCTGCACGGCACCTTGGGCCGAGGCGCGGTGGCGCAGCCCGGAAAGCCGCGCGGGGATCACGCGGGTATCGTTCAGCACCAGACGGTCACCGGGGCGCAGCCAATCGGTCAGATCGGTTACCCGCCTGTCATGAAGCTGAGCGCCTTCGGCCACCAAGAGCCGGGCGGAAGAGCGCGGATTGGCGGGGCGCGTGGCGATCAATTCCTCAGGCAGGTCGAAATCGAAATCGGAAAGCTTCATCGGCGCGGCTCCTGCGGGTCTGGCGGCATAGGTCGCCTCGGCGCTTAGCGATCCTCTGGCACCCGGGCAACCGGATTCGCTTGGCCCTGCACTTGCGGCACAGTGGGCGGCGGGCGGCGGAACAACTCGCGGAACATGCCGGGGGTGAGCGCCGAGAGCGGATTGACCGAAACGCTGGGCTCTTTCGCGGCACCGGTCAGACGGTAGTTGAACCCGATCAGCCCCTCGCCCTTGCGGGTGAACAGCGAGCCTATCCCGTTGAACATATAGACCGGAGAGATCACGCCCTGCATGTCGATCAGGCCGCTGTCGAGCGCATAGACCCCATCCATCGACAGGCCCAAAGACGCGCCCACGGCGCTAGCCTCGGTCAAGGTCAAGCGGTTCGGGGTCAGGCGAAAGTTCGCCTCTACATCATCGAAGTAAATTCCATCGCCGTTGAGTTCGTTGATCAACCCCACGACCGAGATCGCATTGACCAGCGCCGCAATCCCCGGCGCATCTTGAATGGCGACGTTATTGACCTCAAGCTGCCCGTCAAAGGCTCCGCCCGACCCGACAGGCAGCAGCGTGAGCGACAGGTTCCCCCCGACCACCTGTTTCACCAATCCGGCCGAGCGCAGTATCCCGCCCGCATCGTCCGAGACCACGCGCACCGCGCTGCGCCCGCCTTGAGGCAGCACCCGCCCTTGTACCGGCGTGCCACCGTTGAGCCGCGCGGTGAAGGATCCATCCATCCCCTTTGCCGTGTCAAAGGTGCCTGCAAGGTTCGTGAGGTAGATCGTATCGGTGATCTGCAACCGGTCCAGCGCCACCCGCATCGGCGGACCGGGCTGCCCACCGGCCCCGCCGAATTCGGCCCGGCGCATGTCCAACGTGCCGCCGCCCAGCACCACCTGCACTGGGTTACCTTGGCCGCGCCCGATCAGTTGCAGCGGAATATCCAGCCAATCCCCGCGCCGCAGCCGGTCGATCCGCACCCGGTCCAGCGCGCCGCCGGGTTTTAGGTCAATGGACCCTGCCAGGCTCAGCCCCGGTGCAGTGAGTTGAAATGCGTCGACATTCGGCGTCTCGCCCAGCCGTCCAGCCAGCCGCAATTCGCCTTTGGTCCCCGGCGCTTTGGACCACGAGAGTTGCGGGACTGAAATACCCACCCCGGCGAGATTGCTCTGCAACGAGAAGCGTGGCGCTTGACCCTTTTTCAAGTCGAGTGCGATCTGCCCCGTACCGCTGCCGCGAATGCTGCCGGGGGGCAAAGCGATACCGAAGGCCTCCAGCCCCGCAGGGGTCAGCGCGACTTGCCCGGTCAGGCGGCTTTCGTCCGAGCCCGGCCCAATCGCCTGTGACCACTCCCCGTCGAAGGCCACCCCGTCGATACGCCCTTCGCCGCCGATGGTGATCCGATCATTGCTGGCGGTAATGGCCAGCCTGCTGGCCTGAAGGCTGCGTTCCTTGACCAGTGTATCGGTCGAGAGCGACAGCAAATCCCCCGCGAAGTGATAGCGCACATCCTCGGGTTTGCCGCCTTTCTTCAGCGGCAGCGCCAGTGTCCCTTTCAATACCGCCTCCCCATCCGCAAGCGTCACCGGGAGGCCCGCCTTGTCCATAACCCGCATCGGCGGCTGGTTCAGCAGCGACAGTGCCGCGGTCAGGGTAGAGCGCGTGCTTAGACGGATCACCGAGGGGCTGCCGTTCTTCACCCGCACATCGGGGATGATGAAAGACGATCCATCCAACGTCACCGCCCCGCCCTGCGGCGCGATCACTTCGCCCTCGTCCACCGTAACGACGAGGCGGTTGTCGAGCAGACTCATATGGCCGCTTCCGTCGGTGATATGCGGCAGGGTTTTCAAGAACCGCACCTCAGCCCCGGCATAGTCAAAGGCCACATAGGTCTGCGGCGCCAGCCCCGGTGCCATGCGCAGCGCCAGATCAAGGTTGCGCATTCGGCCTGCGTGAAGGTTCTCGTCCAACCATTTGCGGGTCTTGGGTTTCACCCCCTCGGGCCAGAGCGCCAGCAGACGCTCCGGGCTCAGCCGGTCCATGCGCCCGTCGAGCGACAGGTTCCAGCCCTCAGGCTCGGCCACTAACGCCCCATCGAGGCGCAGGCTACGGCCCTGATCGTTGATTTCCAGACGGCCCAGCTTTAGGCGGAACGGATCAAGGCTGAGTTCAAAGTCGATATCGGCCTGATCCAAAGCCACAGGCTCGGCATAGACCTCGGCCGGATTGGCGCGCAGATCGCGTAAGGAGAACTGCCCGACCATTTCCCCCGGAATGCCGCCTGTGACATCGCCCAATTGCGACGTGCCCGTGATGTTGCCTGAGACCCAAGGGCTGTCGAGGGACATCTCATCAAAGCGTAAAAGCTGGCGCGCGGGGTCATAGCTGAAATAGCTGCGCGCGCCGTCGAAAGGGATCGGTTTCGTTTGCGAGTTGGGCTGCAGCACGCCCTTGCCAATTTGCAGCGACGCGTTGATCGGGGCAAAGTGACCGGCGCTGTCGATCCCGCTGCGCACCGCGCCTGAAATATTGGCCCGCAGCACTTCAAGCCATGAGAACGCCGGACCCTGTGCGGCAATGTCGCGTGCGTCGATCCCGTCAAAGGTCACGCCAAAGGTCGCGGCATTCTGGCCGATGCGGCTGCTGTAATTCGCCGTAAGCGTGGCCACCCCTGCGCCGCCGCTCAACACCGCAAGATCGGCTGAAAGGTCAACCTGCTCACCACTGCGCGACAGGCGCAGCCGCCCGCCGTCTCCGGTCCAGGCCCGCCCCGCGCGGGCATCCTCAAAGCGCAGCGTCAGGGCGCGCAACTCAACCGAGCGCAGGGCGGAGAGCGCAGGCGCAGCCAGCACGTTGTCAATCTGGCCGATAAGCTGCGGCAGGGTCGCGGCCTCCCGCTCGGGCGGGGCGATCCCGGCCCCGGCGGAAAGGCTCACGCGTCCGTCCGCGCCCCGGCGCAGATTGGCCACCACGCCCGACAGCGCGATCTCACGCGGCTGCGCCACCCCGCGCAGCAGGGAGCGCATCGACAGGCTTGCCTTGAACTCATTGAAACTGACGATCTCGTCGCCTTCGGAGGTGGTGACAAAGATGTCTTGCAGGCGCACACGAGGCCGCCACCCTTCGTCGACAACGAATTCCATTGCGCCGAACTCCACCCGCGCCTGCGGCAGGGCGCTCGCGATCCGCGTCTCGATCCGCTCTTGCACCCAAAGCGGCGCGGGGATCGGACGCCCGGTGAAATAGACCGCCGCCCCCGTGGCCAGCGCCGCCAGTAGCACCAGCACCGCGACCGACGCGATCCCCGCACGGCGGCGCGACCTGCTGCGGGTCGGCCCCTCGCCTAACGGCACAGGCGGGCTGGAAGGGGATGGGTCGCGCATCGGGCTCCGGTTCGGCTGGGGCGGCTTTGACGTTGTCAAATCAGATGCAGTATGACAGCCCTGAACGACCCTTCACAAGCCAAAGGAACCGCCCCATGTCGCAGATCGGACCGCAGCCCGGCCAACCGGCCCCGGATTTCACCCTTCCCGTGACCGGCGGTGGCGAGATTACGCTCTCTGCCCTGCGCGGCGCGCCTGTGGTCCTGTTCTTCTACCCGCGCGATGACACGCCCGGCTGTACCAAGGAATCGATCGGCTTTTCGGAGCGGCTTTCGGAGTTCGCCGAGGCGGGCGTGCAGGTCTTCGGCATCTCGCGCGACAGCATGGACAAACACGACAAATTTGCTGCCAAACACGCGCTGACGGTGCCGCTGTTGTCCGACACCGATGGGGCGGTGACCGAGGCCTATGAGGTCTGGGTTGAAAAAAACATGTACGGCAAGAAATCCATGGGCATCGAACGCGCGACCTATCTGATCGACGGGACAGGCCAGATCGCGCAGGTCTGGCGCAAGGTGAAGGTGCCCGGCCATGTGGATGCCGTACTTGACGCGGTGCGCAGCGCATGATGCCGCTGGCAGAGATGGCCGAAGCGGTACTGCGCACGGCAGATGGGCGCGAGAAAACAGCGCTGTCGCGAAAATTCGCGGGGCAGTGGCTCTCGGCCCGTGCTGAAGGTGCCCGCCCCGAAGTGGGCCGCGCCGATCCGCCACTGCACCCTGCCCGGCCCGCCAAGCCCGAATTGCTCAGCCCCCGCGAGGTGCCGCGCCGTCGCCCCGGCACGCCCGAGGGCCGCGCGGCGCTTTTGCATGCCGTGGCGCATATCGAGTTGAACGCCGTCGATCTTCATTGGGACGTGATTGCGCGGTTTTCGCATGTTCCGCTTCCGCTTGGGTTCTTCGATGACTGGGTGAAAGCGGCGGATGACGAATCCAAGCACTTCAACCTGATGTGCGATTGTCTTGAGGAGATGGGCAGCCACTACGGCGCGATGCCTGCCCATGCGGGCATGTGGCGCGCGGCCGAAGATACCGTGGATGATCTGATGGGCCGCTTAGCCGTGGTGCCGATGGTGCTGGAGGCGCGCGGCCTTGATGTGACGCCCGGCATGATCGAGATATTCCGCAAGGCCAAGGCCGACAGCGCCGTCGCCGCGCTTGAGACGATCTATGCCGAAGAAGTCGCCCATGTTGCCTATGGCAGTAAGTGGTTTCATTTTCTCTGCGGCCGCCATGACGAAGATCCGAAAGACCGTTTTCATGCCCTCGTACGCAAGTATTTCCACGGCGATCTGAAGCCGCCCTTCAACGAGGAAAAGCGTGCCGAGGCGGGAATCCCTCCGGACTTCTACTGGCCGCTGACAGCAGACGGTGGGCCGGTATAACAAAACACTAAAAGAGCAAGTGTTTGGTATCGGCGGATTTTTGCCAATTTCTTAGCGCATAATAAGGCGGATGGGGGATTGCCGCGCAGGCATGGGGCAATAGGGTTGCCCCATTCGCAGGCACTGGCTATTGACGTTGGGCGCGGGCCGGGCTGCCCCGCCGCGCCGACGGGACGGGACAAGGGACGACAACATGCGCACACGGATTGCCATCAAGACGCATGCTCTGCTTGAGCATTACTTTCCCGAGCGCCGCGTCTTTTTGAAATCCGACAGCGACACCCGATTCATCCGCCTCCGCCCCGGCACCCAGATTATCGGGCTCGCAGGCTCA is a window of Sulfitobacter sp. W027 DNA encoding:
- the queA gene encoding tRNA preQ1(34) S-adenosylmethionine ribosyltransferase-isomerase QueA, translating into MKLSDFDFDLPEELIATRPANPRSSARLLVAEGAQLHDRRVTDLTDWLRPGDRLVLNDTRVIPARLSGLRHRASAQGAVQAKIEVTLLEPRGDGTWSALIKPLRKLKIGEEVIFSDDLRATLEAVEDGQGHLRFNCAGDDFDAALNAAGAMPLPPYIAAKRAADAQDMTDYQTVFARHAGAVAAPTASLHFDEALLAALAAKGVTFSHVTLHVGAGTFLPVKVDDISEHKMHAEWGRVSAEAAEEIAATRAAGGRVIPVGTTALRLIETAARGGQIAAWEGDTDIFITPGFEFNVTDGLMTNFHLPKSTLMMLVSALMGVQQVKDIYAHAIAEKYRFFSYGDSSLLLP
- a CDS encoding DUF924 family protein; translation: MTGTNTGPENVLNFWLQDIGPTGWYNSSEDLDAEIRARFEERWNDAQAGKLCHWLTTPTDALAFLILTDQFPRNMFRDTGKAFSSDRIALAAAKLAIEKGWDMRVEAPERQFFYLPLMHSENLCDQDRCVRLMCERMPERGDSNLLHARAHREVIRQFGRFPYRNKALSRSFTAQETSYLKEGGYGRTVKQLREGRQAA
- the lpdA gene encoding dihydrolipoyl dehydrogenase: MAAKSFDLIVIGAGPGGYVAAIRGAQLGLKVAVVERENLGGICLNWGCIPTKALLRSAEVFHLMHRAKDFGLAADKIDYDLDAVVKRSRGVAKQMEGGVKHLLKKNKVEVFMGEASIPAKGKVSVKTEKGSDDLTAKNIVLATGARARELPGLGADGKRVWTYRHALQPVHDPKKLLVIGSGAIGIEFASFYNTLGADTTVVEVMDRVLPVEDEEISKFAKKAFEKQGMTIMQKATVKKLDRTADKVTAHIERDGKVEKLEFDTVISAVGIVGNTEGLGLEELGVKVDRTHVVTDAYCRTGVDGIYAIGDIAGAPWLAHKASHEGVMVAELIAGQKPHPVKPESIAGCTYCHPQVASVGLTEAKAKDQGYDIKVGRFPFIGNGKAVALGEPEGLVKTIFDAKTGELLGAHMVGAEVTELIQGYVVGRQLETTEEDLMNTVFPHPTLSEMMHESVLDAFDRVIHM
- a CDS encoding peroxiredoxin, which translates into the protein MSQIGPQPGQPAPDFTLPVTGGGEITLSALRGAPVVLFFYPRDDTPGCTKESIGFSERLSEFAEAGVQVFGISRDSMDKHDKFAAKHALTVPLLSDTDGAVTEAYEVWVEKNMYGKKSMGIERATYLIDGTGQIAQVWRKVKVPGHVDAVLDAVRSA
- a CDS encoding ferritin-like domain-containing protein, with amino-acid sequence MMPLAEMAEAVLRTADGREKTALSRKFAGQWLSARAEGARPEVGRADPPLHPARPAKPELLSPREVPRRRPGTPEGRAALLHAVAHIELNAVDLHWDVIARFSHVPLPLGFFDDWVKAADDESKHFNLMCDCLEEMGSHYGAMPAHAGMWRAAEDTVDDLMGRLAVVPMVLEARGLDVTPGMIEIFRKAKADSAVAALETIYAEEVAHVAYGSKWFHFLCGRHDEDPKDRFHALVRKYFHGDLKPPFNEEKRAEAGIPPDFYWPLTADGGPV
- a CDS encoding MFS transporter, coding for MIQVVSSAWALLLGMCLLMVGNGMQGTLLGIRGGIEGFSTFQMSIVMSAYFVGFLGGSRMAPGMIRRVGHVRVFAALASLISAVMILYPTFPNTIVWSIGRVLIGFCFSAVYVTAESWLNNAATNENRGQALSAYMIVQTLGIVIAQALLLTADPSGFVLFVIPSVLVSIAVTPILLSISPTPPFGTTKPMSLSTLMETSPLGCVGMFLLGGVFSAQFGMAAVYGAEAGLSVAQISLFVAAFFVGSVILQYPIGWISDRMDRRSLIVITALIGGAGSMVGMMLGHIFPILLATAFVVGGMSNPLYSLIMAHTNDFLEHEDMAAASGGMLFINGLGAVLGPVITGWMMGTALGPGGFYLFTAVLFAALAGYASYRKTQRAAVPVENTGNYVPIYPSATAVAVEIAQEYAIETEQEAAEEAAQESAEANKNAPDSDNYVADDIKRD
- a CDS encoding DUF3971 domain-containing protein, whose protein sequence is MRDPSPSSPPVPLGEGPTRSRSRRRAGIASVAVLVLLAALATGAAVYFTGRPIPAPLWVQERIETRIASALPQARVEFGAMEFVVDEGWRPRVRLQDIFVTTSEGDEIVSFNEFKASLSMRSLLRGVAQPREIALSGVVANLRRGADGRVSLSAGAGIAPPEREAATLPQLIGQIDNVLAAPALSALRSVELRALTLRFEDARAGRAWTGDGGRLRLSRSGEQVDLSADLAVLSGGAGVATLTANYSSRIGQNAATFGVTFDGIDARDIAAQGPAFSWLEVLRANISGAVRSGIDSAGHFAPINASLQIGKGVLQPNSQTKPIPFDGARSYFSYDPARQLLRFDEMSLDSPWVSGNITGTSQLGDVTGGIPGEMVGQFSLRDLRANPAEVYAEPVALDQADIDFELSLDPFRLKLGRLEINDQGRSLRLDGALVAEPEGWNLSLDGRMDRLSPERLLALWPEGVKPKTRKWLDENLHAGRMRNLDLALRMAPGLAPQTYVAFDYAGAEVRFLKTLPHITDGSGHMSLLDNRLVVTVDEGEVIAPQGGAVTLDGSSFIIPDVRVKNGSPSVIRLSTRSTLTAALSLLNQPPMRVMDKAGLPVTLADGEAVLKGTLALPLKKGGKPEDVRYHFAGDLLSLSTDTLVKERSLQASRLAITASNDRITIGGEGRIDGVAFDGEWSQAIGPGSDESRLTGQVALTPAGLEAFGIALPPGSIRGSGTGQIALDLKKGQAPRFSLQSNLAGVGISVPQLSWSKAPGTKGELRLAGRLGETPNVDAFQLTAPGLSLAGSIDLKPGGALDRVRIDRLRRGDWLDIPLQLIGRGQGNPVQVVLGGGTLDMRRAEFGGAGGQPGPPMRVALDRLQITDTIYLTNLAGTFDTAKGMDGSFTARLNGGTPVQGRVLPQGGRSAVRVVSDDAGGILRSAGLVKQVVGGNLSLTLLPVGSGGAFDGQLEVNNVAIQDAPGIAALVNAISVVGLINELNGDGIYFDDVEANFRLTPNRLTLTEASAVGASLGLSMDGVYALDSGLIDMQGVISPVYMFNGIGSLFTRKGEGLIGFNYRLTGAAKEPSVSVNPLSALTPGMFRELFRRPPPTVPQVQGQANPVARVPEDR